Below is a genomic region from Rosa chinensis cultivar Old Blush chromosome 5, RchiOBHm-V2, whole genome shotgun sequence.
cccataAAGACCCTaataaggtcttccctaatactcaattaagtttttttttcttttaagactATTTTTCCCTCACctctttgttacatagagagagagagagagaagccataagAGACTTCGCCAGATTCCTACACCAGCCGCCACCCATGACCCATcagacttctctgaaaacctcaccggatGTCCCTCAAAAGATTGTCGAATATCTCATAGGTCGTCGGAAATGTTTATTACCCCCAAATAGACcgttattgccccccaatagactttcATTCGGAGCCGGAATTCCCCAAAGAGGTTGTCAGAGATCTCATATAGGGCCGTAGagttttattaccccccaatagacctttttGGTTGCCGGAATGGGAACCCATCTCCCCAAAATTAGACAaacaaaactttgattaaggaaaaataGGAGATTAtaacaattcaaaacatttattgccccccaatagacctttattacgagataataattttttttttctttccttctcgcCTTCTGCCcatagtctaaaaaaaaaagatttgggcacccagaaagtgatatgggcacccacgtcctcttctcccttttttttcaGCCGGGACCAGGAGTAGTCTTCTAGCGAGGCCGGGGTCATGAATGATGTATGTGGTGTTAGAAGTCTGCGCCGTTTACCTAGGATTATCTCCCACACTTTGATTTTATAGCTTGGTGCGTGGTGAACACCTTGCCGTCAGAAAACCAAACTTGAATGTCAGCGACGACGGCggtgacagagagagagaggtgagagtgagaggagggATGGCCGGATCTGATTGCCGCGACGAGCACCGGTCGCTAAAGTCCTCCTGGAGCTCAAGCCCATAGCCTCCTCAAAAGCGGATTTGATTGCGCGACCTTGTCCTCCTCCTCGACGTGCCCCCCTATCCGCTAGCGGTTGGAAGCTCCGATTCATAAACTGGTTTCGAAACCCGAAGGGGAGAGACGACGACGACATTGAAGGAGTCGCCGGGAAGGAGAGTTTGATGTAGCCGGCTATGGGGTTTGCGTTGTCGCCGGGGTGAGTATGTAGTGatattggaaaataaaaataggtaagaaaaataataaagaatgcaatctaatattattgaattggaaagtgtaaagaaaatcaatataatatttcttcattctttgggcataattattgtccttaatagtcattttatagtatgttatatatgttatttaataattcataatagagtgagatcaagcaagcaaatttggaggtcctaaTAGAAACACTCTTATATTTACAAAAGCCCTCAAAACCTCAAAAGACTCGAACCGTTCTTCTCCAAAGTCCCAAACTTTACAGACCGTCTCAACAGAAGAGCAACCAGAAAATGGAATTCGTTTGGTTACTCTGGAACTCGTTTGGAATTCGTTTTTTTGACTTTATATGATCATGATTGAAAATTTTTATGCATGGTCTTCATTCCAACAAAAATGGAATTCATTTGGTTACTCTGGAACAAGCATATCTAGGCATCATTTGTAGGTACCACACAGTATGTGTGATATTGGCATATATTCATTTAGGGTTAGCCTCTTCTTTAAAATATGGTGCTTGAGTGCTTTGTGTATATTTGTACAGTaagttttgatattttgaaAAATTGTGTAGCAAACATATAGGGTATAACCATATCTTACTTTTCATGACGAATAGTACAAGTTGATAGTGCGCAGTGGATACATATGAACGTAAGAGGCAAGGAATTTTAAACCACCATTCATATATTGACTCGCGAATCAAGTTCCATGCTTAAGGCGATGTTTAGCGGACAACAAAAATTGAAGGAGAACAATGGGTTTGTCTTGATAAATAGAGATGGATCATACTTTCTGTACATCCTAGGATGGCTGAGAGACGGAGTGGTTCCAATATTAGAACCTATGTTATACCCAAAACTATTATTGGAAGCCAAATAATATCAACTAGGTAGCATGATTGCTGTAGTTGAGGAGGTTATCCTACAACTAACCAGAAATCAGGCTTGAAAATACGTAACGATATTTTGGGTAAAAATAATACATTCATGAGGCTTTGATTCCTCCTTGGGTATCAAACTCTAAGTTATTGATCAAGAATCAATTGATTCCTAATAATGAGGTGGGACTCATACCCATTTTAATATCTAATAAGTTATCAAACGCATGAAAAATGATATACCGGAATCATTCCCTTCATTTCCATCTCATTTCAAGTAAATAAACGTATCATCAGTTCTACTACTTATAGATTCTGGAACAGACAAAAGCCACTATAGACTCCGCCCTACAAACAAACCAATAAAAATGGTAAGCATGATTGAAAAGGCATGAAGACCTAGTTATAATTTTATGAAGCATCAAACCATTGTTATCAAATACACAACAAAAATCCAACCATATGTATCAAGAATCAATGAAAAAATAAGACCGCGCATATCAAATCCTACACATCCTCTCAAAACCTCAACTAAGATTGTTGACATGGAAAACGCATCAAGAAAACAAATTTGAAACAAGCATGATAAACGCATCAACCAATAACATTTATGAATATAAGTTGCAATAACCAAGAGTTAGAACAGTAGACATATTCACACCCCGAAAAGTTGTCCACAATAGTCTTGCTTCAAGACGAAAGGGGTGTGGCAAGTGGGGTTCTCGCACATCCAATACTTCACATTCTAATCAAACTTTACAAGAGAAGAATGTGCCATTACAAAGAAAGGGTGTCTCGTCGTTGTTGACGAACCCATGCTGTCAATGGTgaacaaaatatataattagaaagggtgagagagagagatgaaaatgTATGGATTAGAAAGATTGAATCTTTGCAATAAGCCAACAGATTAGGTCTCATCGCCATTGTTGAGAAACTCCAAGCTCTGCAATTGGTGATCAAACACATATTAGAGAGGGTatgtgagagagaaagagttgaaACTTTAGGGGCAATAGACTTAAAAAGACTCAATCTTTGAGCTTGAAGAAGCCAACCCAGTaagtttctcttcttctttatgAAATGTCTAAAGAGAATGAGAGTATAAGTTGTTTCAGATGAGCCTACAATCAGTTAGGAAATCGGGTAGCTTGTGAAACAAGTGAAAATTGGTTAGCacttagtaaaaaaaaaagttactggTTGCCAGCGTGTATTCACGTTCAGAAATCAATGGATGAATGGAGTATGGCGCTTAGTTCACTAGAAAAATTTTCTCGAACACCTAATAGGCGCCTATAAAAACACAGCGTTTCCAATCAAAATGGCGTCCTATTGCTCTGGGGCAGTCGAGTCCATTACCGGCCCTGCTCACCCTCACCTCCTCTTTGCATTTGGCTGCTGCCATTGAAAGGGTATGAAGAGATTCacaacacaatttcagttttagaCTTTTTAGTCCAGAAATCTGCGTCGACGGTGTTTTTAGCTTACTCACTTTGCATTTAGTTCAGTCACTTTATGTATGTATTTGGGGCCAGATAGGAGAGGTATTTGGCTCCCGGGTCAATGTATTAATGGTTGTTAAGAATTTCTTGCCTCCGACATTGAGATTCACTCACTGTCCACTATCAGCTCGCACATCCATCTGTTTATTATGGAAATAGTTAAACCTAGTTTATATGTTCTACCCGATTTTTTAAAACATCAAAAAACTATACATAAAGCATATATGTGAAACAAAGGGACCAACACATCCATTAAAACACCAGAAGACATCAATCTGAAACCTCTAAGAAAATAAGCAAAAACTACCAAGTTACGATCTTTACAATGTACTAACAAGAGTTAGAACAACAGAGACATATACTCACCTTGTAAAGCTTTCCACAGTAGTCTTCCTCCAAGATGAAAGGGGTGTGACAATTGCGGTTGTGGCACATCTACTACTTGGAATTCTGATCAAATTTGACGAGAGAAGGACGCTCCATATGAAACAAAGGATGTCTTATCCTTGTTGTGCTGGTGAACAAAACATAGAATTAGAGAACCGAAAGAGAGATGAGAGTGATAGGAGTAGTATATGTGGCGTTTTAATCGTATATGAAGGAATTTGGAAGGTAATCTAGTTTGTGTGCAAtcaggaaaacaaaataaaagagaataacTATTGAATAAGATTTCTAGATTGGTATTTAGGGTTAAAATCAGAGAATTACTAGTTCATTTTTATGTGACGTTAAAATCATTTCTCAAAGCCTGAATCACAATCGCAATacctccctttctctctctcaaagtTCCGACCATCATCCATTCTTCAAGTTCAGAAGCCATAAAGCAAGTTCAATCTCCATCAGCACATCCTTGTTGTCAGCCGTATCAAGCATCCACCACTTTGAAGCTtcttcttgcgttcttgaagaccttaaaagtgtaaccatgtccATCTCTATTATGTTTTTGGTTATCTTTTCTTGTAAAACAATCcagattttatttttgtttcaatgGATGTTTCAAATTCTTATAAGATTAAAGTTTAAATATTGATGTTTACTTTtcaaatactatgaagcatgtttaacgttttaggtttttcaaaacagaaaattgcGATTTCATCTTGTCATTGTTTATTTGTTGATTTCGCGCTTGATTCAATCCcaccatttatatgttttgtaatctttggatgcatactcAAAGTTATGAGCATATAGTTGTTTCCAGATTTAGAtttgctagcgttctaggtcttaattactaagtggaaaacctatagttccttaggtaaatcaacaatgagctttGCATGATAAGATTAGCATTCTAACTTGCTATCTTTGCTTAAatcgatcaaacttccacatgttctTAATGCTTTAATATTATtcttgttagtgattagctaccactagtaattggatgtttaatagggttaactatacTATAGTGCGTTCATccagttaatttaattaagggaagtaataaaGACTTTGTATGCATTTAtctctgttcttgattgatttcttgctATGACATGTTTGATTCGTTATTTGTGTTTTGAAACCATGCCAACTTGTTAGTAGTAGTTAATTAAGTCTTCATTCGTTCTATTCATCCACTTCTATCTTGTAATTTTTGTACATGATATATATTTAAACTTTAATTCTTTTATTAATTCTGAACTTCTTTTGCAGAATTTACATCCCTTAATCGCCAGCTGAGAACTATCCATACTTATTCTTATTACAATTGCAAGATTATATTTTGAGCACTCATTTTGAGTGTGCCAGAGAGATGAACATGTTTGGATtacaaagattgaaactttgggAGAAAGAAACCAACCCATCAAATTGTCGCCATTCATGAGAAACTCCAAGCTCTGCAACTGGTGAACGACAAAATGAAGAGAGGGTCTGAGAGAGCATGAGTTGAAAACTCAAGGCAATGAAAGATTGAATCTTTCAGCGTGAAGAAGCGAACCCAgtagttttcttcttcttaagaGATGAGAGTctgatctgagagagagagagagagagagagagagagagtgtgtgtgtgtgtgtgtgtgactgaGTTGTTTCAGGTAAGGCTATGATAGGTTAGGAAATGAGTTTGTTTGTGAAGCAAGGCAAGAAATTGGTTAAGAGAAATCAAGTACTAGGTGTTTAGGAGCCTGGTGTTTACAGTCACTTaggaattttattgataaaaaatgAGATTTTTATACCCAATAAAATATAGAGCgggtttaattaaaaataaaaaatgttcatatgGTCACCAGGTGACCAAGGACTTTTGTGATCACGGACCCTTAGATTTGATCTATTTTCCCTCTCTCATTTACTCCACTCCTCAATTTAACATCcgataattttatttatttacatttgtatataatattttgaatttgaattagtAAACAACTTAAAAGAGTGTTAATTACAAGATTATGACGGTAAATGAATTACGCTTGAATTCACTAAtagttttcttttattatttgattatttatatattatgaGAAATTTTGTATAcatacatccttttttttttccctgaaacTTTTATATTCCGATTTCAACCCTAAATCCTTTTCcaactaagaaaaaaaaaaaacagtgccTTATGTTTTTGATTGCAAATGGAGGAGGCGTGTGATGACGatgaaggggagagagagagggagagacgcCTTGCAAGAggtagagagagaaaagaaggagGTGATCGATTGATTAGAAATCCaaataaaattgataaaatatttcaaatacaACATGTAGATTTTCAAATGAAAGTTGAAGATCAAAATAAGAGATTGGGAATGATCAGAGGAAAGGTTTAGAAATTTTTGAATAAACATCACATAGATTTTCATTATTAAAAGTAAGGCCAAAATAACCATTACATATTATTTCATTGCCATCTACAGATATACAAAATAGACCGCGGTTTTGATTGCTTGCAAGTCTCTTCATCTGCTTTTTACATTCTCAAATTTTAAGTGGTAAAGTTGCACACATTTAATATGAGATGTTATGTCACTCATGTGTCTACGTTAAGGTTGAGATATGAAACAACAAAGTTGCATTGGTGCATTAATTTAGATATTAAACTTTGATTTCATTcttgattaaaagaaaataggtACTGAAAGAAAACTTCGGACATACCACATACCAAAGTAGAAAAATTTATGATACAccaacaaagaagaagatgaaacttAATGAAAGGATGTTACAACACTCATTCTAAAGGACTAGTCTTTCTTCCTATTGAAGTAGGTATGACAATTAAAATTCCTCTCAACCTCATATATAGCATTTGATAAAAGAAACAAGAAGAGTAAAAAGAGATCACGTACACAAATTCATCTCATTCCATCCGTACTATACCATTAACTTTAGTCAAGAGGTGATGATCTGCATCCTGAAAAAGGTATGCGCTTATCACATACAGCACCTAATGCAGAAGCTCTTTGAAGATTTGCTGCAACAAACGAAGAACATCCCAAATTTGCATTGTTAAAGTTAGCTCCTTCAAGATTTGCGCAAATAAACGAAGAACTTCCCAAATAATTCACCTTGTTAAAGTTAGCTCCTCGAAGATTTGCCTCAACAAATGAAGAATTTTCCAAATTTGCATTGTTAAAGTTAGCGCCTCGAAGATTTGCCTCTCCAGACAAAGATCTTCCCAACCTCACATTGGTAGAGTTAGCACCTTCGGCATTGACATATTCAAAGTTTGAGTTTGAAAGATTTGCCTTTGTAAAACACACATTTCTAATACATGTGTAGCTAAAGTCAATTTTAGATAGCTCCAATCCAGGAATTGAAGTTCAAGGCCATAAAGATTTACACCTCTAAACTTTGGCTAGGCGGCCAATGCTCCTCATGGCTCTCAACATAGAGTCTGTACTTGATAATATCACTACGTGTTAAATTTGTACCCAactctttctccttcttatAGATCAGCAATAGATGAATTCCATCTATCAGTCCTTCAAGTTGATAGTACCGTGCCTCCTCTAGAAGTTACGAATACTTAGAATCTTCTAATGTAGGAACAACACCATCTCTCAACCAATTGAGAATGTATGTAGAACTGACCATCCCTATCAATAAAAATATATCCTTCTCATCTTGACACAAGGCGTGACGTCCAATACTAAACATTGCAGCAAGCATAGAATTAGGCTATTGCTGAGTCAAAGTATTTGGTGTGAGTGCAAATTTTTTGTCCTCCTACATTAAGGTCttgtttggttcgcggaaaatAAGTATAGGGAAAGGAAAGTTGTTCCTTTCTTgcatttgggatgcaaaaggaaataaatgctttcctgaagcaaaggaaaatTGGGGGGAAAATAGTTCATTCCATATTTCAAAGGAACCACTCTCCCACATtcattccttgcatttattattcacaacacattattttattgcattagttacaaattttttaacaactttccggataatttttcttatgttaCCAAATATCAGAATGAGAAGTTCTTcggaaatttcatttcccttcccacAGAAAaggcaaaataatttttttttttttcggggcCTAAAGCGAACCAAATAGAAGGAATCAGAGTCGTTTTTCATTGCCTGAAACTCAAAATATAGGAATGTAAAGCCAAAAGCGGACGTACAAGGATTGACAAGCCTCGAACATGACAAAGATAACAAGTTCACTTGAAAAGGAACATGAAAGTATGTTTTTCTGGATTTCAGAAGGAAACATACGATGCATTATATAGACAAAAATTAAACGACCGGGATCATTCAATACGACGGTATGAACACGATACCAAGGCAAACCCATAGAAATACCCCTTTATCAACAAAAAATAGACACATCCCAATCATAATCTTAATTCTAATAGCTCTAGAATCCATATACTATCCCAGGAATCCAAATCCAATTCTGATTATTAAATGAAAACATGGTCTTGGTGTCTACTGTctctaattaaaaataaaaaccctcGGTCTAAAAATGGCGGGAGAAGTTGCCCTTAATAATATCTTAATCAATTAATATTTTCCTCCATTATATTTCCAAAAACCCTCAAAAGACTCGAACCGTTCTTCTCCAAATTCCCAAACTCTACAGACCGTCTCAACGGCAGAGCAACCAGAAACCTCAAAATGCAGTCTATGCAGGTCATTCTCAAGgtgacaaaaccattttcttctttctcacgaGTTAAAGTTTCGAtttttacttcaatttttttgttggGTATAGTAAATTAGCTCTCACTTTCTTCATTTTCCTGTTTTGGGTACAGCAATATTTTGGGTTTTCTTCATTTCGGCCATACCAAGAGGAAGtgattgagaaaatcatagcaGGAAGGGACTCTTTGATTGTCATGGCCACTGGAAGTGGCAAGTCCTTGTGGTAAGAGTTCCCTCTAAATTTGATTTTACTGTTTTGAAATATTGGGTTCATTTCATATGCAAATTCAAAAGCTTGAAAGTGGTTTGATTTGATTCCAGCTATCAAGTGCCTCCTTTGGTTGTTGGAAAGACTGGTGTGGTTGTGAGCCCTCTTATATCCTTAATGCAAGATCAGGTGAACTAGTTTTGTTGGTGTTTTTGATTAGGCTCAATGAGTTTGAACATAAACAGAAATGTCTTGTGAAACAGACCCAAATTGCATGTCAGTAACATGTGTTTAATTTTTGATGTAAAGGTGATGTCTTTGAAACAAAGAGGGATCAGAGCCGAGTATATGGGTAGTAGTCAATCGGATAACACTGTCCAGAGCCGAGCCGAGAGTGGTCAATTTGATATCTTGTACATGACCCCTGAAAAGGCATGTGTGATTCCTGTCAGGTAATTTTACAAGTACTATTACATGTTACAAACATAAGCTGGGAGGGATGGACTGGTGGATTGGGACTATGATTCTCATGATTTTGCATGAAAGTCTATGTCCATAATGAAGTATTTAGTGATAGATGGAAGTAATCTAGGGGATATAACTTATAACGCTGTCCGATATCATATTCTATTTTTCAAACATTACTTACAGAAATTAGTATCTGTGTTATACATTTCTTTGCAGCTTCTGGTCAAAATTACTAAGGGCTGGGATCTGCTTGTTTGCTGTTGATGAAGCACACTGCATATCGGAGTGGGGCCATGATTTCAGGTTATTGTTACTATCTACTACCTATCATTTAAGTAAGTCTTAATGGATTGATTTTCATAGTCTTAGATTTTGAGCATTTGGGCCTCTGGTCTGTAAAAATTTGTTTTCTGGGGATCCTTCTCAGTTGTTACTGCATTATCATCCAGTGTTGTAATGTCAAACCTGTCTTGCTAGGAAATACCGACGAGTTCACTAAAGTTTATGTGTTTGATTACTAATGATACTTGAGTTTGCAGCTgaagtttatttttcttttgggggTGGCTCAAGGGCTAGTTTCTTGTTTCCAAACTTCATATCTTTATCCATGGCATCCTTAAAATAGTGTGTTTTTGTCATCTCCTAGGGCTCCATGTGTGGACTTTGTTTCTTGTATATTTATCGTTTTGCTGTTGTCGTCACCTGAGGATTTCTATTTGTGGACTCTACAGGGTGGAATACAAGCAATTGGACAAGTTACGTGGCGTTCTTGTTGGTGTCCCATTTATTGGCTTAACTGCAACTGCTACTGAAAAGTAGGTTTCACTTCTATTCACAGTATCAATTCATTTTGTCTATCTCTCTTATTATAATTCACAGTATCACTTCATTTTCTTAATGTCCTCAGAATTCCACCAATAAAATCAGCACTTCTATTGCCTTAGAAAGTATAGAAATATCGTAACAGAAATCCTTTCAGAACTTTGCTCAGCAGAAGTATCGTAGAAACTGAGCTACAGTTAAATTATAGTAATTATGGTAATGATATTTTCTGAGCTTAGAGGATAATAGTATCGATTGTCACTTGACCCTTTGACAATCTTTCATAATGTTGTATATGCTGTTTATCTGTCCAATGAATATAGATAATATTGGACTAGACAGTCTTTGCTATCCACATTAGTTTGCTTTcaagttttattttgtgttggTAAGGCTCCAACAattattcttttttatatttatgaTGCCAGGGTTCGAATGGACGTTGTTAATTCCTTGAAGATGGAAAACCCATATGTGAAAATAGGCTCATTTGATCGTGGAAATCTGTTCTATGGTGTCAAGTTATTCAATCGGACTCAATCATTTGTTAATGAGCTGGTTCAAGAAGTTTCCAAATTTGTACGCACAGATGGTTCAACAATAATATACTGCACAACAATTAAAGATGTTGATCAGGTGCATACCTTATCTGCtgaattttatgattgatttaCGCACTTTAATATGCTGAAACAGTCCTCAAGGTTCCTTAATAGGCTATTGTTCAAGACTGCAACCTTATGACTGAGGATAAATTCAACTCCCTAAGGGATAGTAAAAGTTGCATCTTTTATTGTCTTGGACATGATTTCAGTTTAATAAATGATGATGGTATTTAGAAATACAGCTTAGCTGAGTTAGTTTTATAGAACTTAATATCTCTGTAGTAGACCTTATGAGACTTGGAACTTCAAAATTTGCTGGGTACCTACTCTGTTTATGGAAAATTTCTACTGAGGACTTATTTTCATACAAAAGTCTACCAAGTATTTATTTGTAACAATGCAACCTGGTCAAAGTATAATATGGGATAGCATGTCTACCTGAAAGGGTATTCATAACAAAAGAAAGTGATACTAGCTTCATGAACAAGGATGTTTTTGTTAATACGTTCCTGTTCTGCATGTTTTAATTAGAAtagtgaagtttcctcaaaaTAAGGCTTTGCCACATAACttagttttgatttttattaGAATCCAAAATATCCAACAATTTTGTAGCTATAGAACTGTCACCTCGATACATATTTATTGTTAGGCATCTTTTTGTTCACATCATCTCATGTTTCTGATAAGTTTTGTCAATGCCTGGTTTTGTTCCTATATGTATTTTGTCAAACAACGTATTTTGCATTTCTTATAAGTGTTTGTTATGACCCTATCAGGTATTCAATTCACTGAAGGAGGTGGGCATTAAAGCTGGAATCTACCATGGTCAAATGGATAATAAAGCTCGTGCCGAATCCCATAGGTTCTCACCCCTAATCCATGTGTATTTAAAGTAGCATTAATAAATGTTCCCTCTGCTATTACTGCAACTGTGAGCACTGCACCTTTCCCTTTCTTACTTTTGCATTTCATTGAACTTGATTTTTTGGTCATACTCACTGAGCTTATTAATGATTTTTCATAGATTGTTTATAAGAGATGAACTGGATGTCATGGTTGCCACTATTGCTTTTGGCATGGGTATTGATAAGCCAAACATAAGACAAGTAATCCACTATGGCTGCCCGAAGAGTTTGGAGTCTTATTACCAGGAAAGTGGACGATGTGGTAGAGATGGTATGGCTTCTGTCTGCTGGCTCTATTACACAAGAAGCGACTTCACAAAAGCTGACTTTTATGCTGGAGAGTGTCAAACAGTAAGTTCCCTTGTTGTGACGATCTGTTACGAAATTTCCCAGTAGTTATTTGCCCTGTAATTGTAATGATGCGTCCCAATTTGCTTTGAGTTGGAAATTTGTAAAGTTCTTTCCTAGTGGCCAAGTAGATTTAAGTTCCATTAATGATTAAAAGGCCTGTTGCCTAATAAGTTTTTGTGTGCTGCTATTCACCAGGAAAGCCAACGAAGAGCTGTTGTAGAGTCATTGATGGCAGCACAACAGTATTGCTTATCAACAACTTGCAGAAGGAAGTTCTTGCTTGGTCACTTTGGGGAAATCTTTCCATCTGATAAATGTGGTCTGTGTCTGATTTTACTATTAGATTCCATGTGTGCAATTCCCCtttaatatttttgttttactttcaatttgaatttgtggtATAGTATTGTCTGCCTAGTTTACTTACTGCTAGCTTTTGATACTAGCTctttaaattaaaatattagaaCGAAAAAATTGTTTAGAGCCTTAGCATCATACCACATGCATTAGTGTTCCTCTGCAAATAATTTATCTTAATATGTAACAATATTCAGTAGTTGATTATATCGTCTTTGTAGGTAATTGTGATAATTGTATTTCttcaaagaaggagagggacaTGTCTAGAGAAGCATTTCTTCTAATGGCTTGCATTCAATCATGTCGGGGTAAATGGGGTCTGAATATGCCTGTAGATATTCTTCGTGGCTCTCGGGTAAGTTTTTATATAACCAAGGATTAAATGTTTCTTGTGTTCATTAAGAATTGCTGAAATTCTGTGTTGATTGGCACAGTTTTGTACAGTTTCAATCTTTTTAAGTTCTGTTACTAAGAGCTCCTGCTCTTGAAGTTCTTGTTTAAGCGT
It encodes:
- the LOC112202462 gene encoding ATP-dependent DNA helicase RecQ isoform X2, which translates into the protein MQSMQVILKQYFGFSSFRPYQEEVIEKIIAGRDSLIVMATGSGKSLCYQVPPLVVGKTGVVVSPLISLMQDQVMSLKQRGIRAEYMGSSQSDNTVQSRAESGQFDILYMTPEKACVIPVSFWSKLLRAGICLFAVDEAHCISEWGHDFRVEYKQLDKLRGVLVGVPFIGLTATATEKVRMDVVNSLKMENPYVKIGSFDRGNLFYGVKLFNRTQSFVNELVQEVSKFVRTDGSTIIYCTTIKDVDQVFNSLKEVGIKAGIYHGQMDNKARAESHRLFIRDELDVMVATIAFGMGIDKPNIRQVIHYGCPKSLESYYQESGRCGRDGMASVCWLYYTRSDFTKADFYAGECQTESQRRAVVESLMAAQQYCLSTTCRRKFLLGHFGEIFPSDKCGNCDNCISSKKERDMSREAFLLMACIQSCRGKWGLNMPVDILRGSRAKKILDAQYDKLPLHGLGKEYSANWWKALAYQLISSGYLTETVSDIYRTVSVSLKGEQFLSSAGPDHQPPLVLPVTSEMVDDEDNKSTSGEVGEIKSLSTLECEGFSEDEKQLYHSLLEERRKLARSLGTAPYAICGDQAIKKIALTRPSTRARLANIDGVNQHLVVAHGNHFLQIIRHLSQGLNLLLDGEAPIQTAITKKVYPVSNHQQRKLTPAKFEAWRMWHEDSLSIQKIANFPGRAAPIKEQTVQEYLMEAAQEGFAIDWVRLCDEVGLTEKVISDIQCAISKVGSREKLKPIKDELQEDVSFTFALFWAFLFHSGD